Below is a genomic region from Candidatus Margulisiibacteriota bacterium.
CGGGCAGCACTGTTGTACCGCGCCGCTCTAAACGGTTTTTCAGCGTCGAAATAAAATTCTCGTTGTAAGCCAGCAAATCGTCAGCTAATTTTTCATTGGTAAACGCGCGTAAATACAAAATACGCATGCCGCGGTCCAGCGTGGCCAGCAAATAACGGTCTGCCGCGCGCTCTTTAGTCATACGCTGCAGCTGCGCCGAGGTTACCGTATGCACACCGATATTGTGTCCGGGCAAATATTCGGCCAGAGCGCGCGAGCCTTTTTGATTCAAAAACTCGATCATGCCAAAATTAACATTGTTTTTCTGCATTTTTTCCGCAACCAGAGCGAGATTGCCGCCATAACCCAAAATCTCTCCGCCGCTGAAGATCAGCGTGCGCGCGTCGGTCAAAGCACAGAGCGCGTCGATCTTTAAGCCTAGCGACACAGCGTCAATGCGGCGGCTGTCCGCCAATTTGGGAATAATTTGAAATTTATAAATCTTCAGAGTTTCCACGACCTGTTCGTCGATGCCGAGTCCGATATTACCGAGATTATCCACCTGGCCGCGGATCTCGATGATATTGCGCCCCGCCACTCTAGCGCGCTCCGGCCCCAAATCGTTGATCAGCGAATTTTGGGCGCGCTGAAAAGCGGCAACCTGCTCGATCATAATGTAATTACTCTCCGGCATTATGTCGGTGGAACGGATCAAGGCCAGCAGAACTGGATTTTGGATCTGGCCAAAACGCGCCATATTGAGCAGATCCTGGCCAGTTACCCAGGTAGCCAGGCCGCGCGCGGTCAAATTATTCAGTGTATCCTCCGGCACCACTATCGAAGTCACGCCGGCTCTTTGCAGCATTTTTAAAATCTGCGCCTGGGTCTGCCCCGTGTAGGCCTGTAAAGATAAAACATCTCCCTGATCATAGGCCAGCTCAACCGTCATATTCAGCTGTTCGAGGAACAAGCGGTAACCAAAAACGCCCAGTGAAACTGCCACTGCCAAAACAAACAAAAAAAGTTTAAACCAATCTTTTCGGGGCACTCCGAACATCACCGCTCCTTACGTTGTAAATAAGCTTCAACGAAAAGCATTATATCGCCATTCATAACTTTTTGTACATTGGCGGTCTCA
It encodes:
- a CDS encoding DUF5693 family protein, coding for MAVSLGVFGYRLFLEQLNMTVELAYDQGDVLSLQAYTGQTQAQILKMLQRAGVTSIVVPEDTLNNLTARGLATWVTGQDLLNMARFGQIQNPVLLALIRSTDIMPESNYIMIEQVAAFQRAQNSLINDLGPERARVAGRNIIEIRGQVDNLGNIGLGIDEQVVETLKIYKFQIIPKLADSRRIDAVSLGLKIDALCALTDARTLIFSGGEILGYGGNLALVAEKMQKNNVNFGMIEFLNQKGSRALAEYLPGHNIGVHTVTSAQLQRMTKERAADRYLLATLDRGMRILYLRAFTNEKLADDLLAYNENFISTLKNRLERRGTTVLPVDKVSLGLDPALAVISGIFISLGLVPVFYFFLQLFFKNLPENIFWWGLILTLLLDAVFWRLNYFSQWRSLLALAVAIVFPTIAMLTQLPKTDDWPADKITMRETLFGILRIVGITMLGALLIIALLSDSYHMLKIYQFRGVKLAFGLPLLIVAFYYFMYPYRIKSLRFIFKRFLQSKVTIGYVLAGGCALVFLAFYFLRSGNYQLPVFAGEAAMRNFLSYTMLVRPRTKEFLIGYPLLVFIFHNLGAAIDYRYKWLFFTLATIAPISLLNTFCHLHAPLWVSLLRSINGLLLGVLIGYLLNWSYKTAEKVWRYIF